In the Streptomyces sp. f51 genome, one interval contains:
- a CDS encoding bifunctional YncE family protein/alkaline phosphatase family protein, which translates to MQVTRRRRTGKKGRSGAPGRLTGVAGPFGGLAGRRIPLVTAGTTVLALLAAGAAFAQTHQFGTDQVGQVTDRGQVVSGDQYIAPYGDRLVVQNGKIMSSSVSPDGTHLAASLTDGGSALSIVDLKSWKVQQLVSSAASSVPRISGNSVGQEGPSYSPDGSQLWLGQTDGYTRFTVTADGGVTDPVFVPVAADGAKHALVGAAVFSPDGSTVYSAVNGQNRVVAIDAATGTVRQSWNVGNAPRDLAQVGDRLYVSDEGGRPARAGDTTINSYGTQVPADPVTAATTTGTVSVIDLADPSAAVTSIPVGLHPTALYAKGRALFVTNTATNDVSVIDTARNKVVQTIATQPWPEASVGYEPDAVTLTDDGHLLVTLGRANAVAVYRYRSPQDPVRYIGLLPTDYFPAEISAVGKDVVVSNTRGVDARRTTTAAGHATHDTTSSVQRFTLPDDSVVRAQTAKVFRQNGWTAGSVARSRSKGHAKPVAVPLRLGDPSTIKHVFLLVKENRTYDQVLGDVPEGNGDPSLAQFGENVTPNQHAMARQFGLYDNTYDIGTNSAEGHNWLMQADDPEYTESSAGEYARSYDTEDDALGHQRTGFLWTGAQAAGNSARDFGEFQQFLTKPADASWQNLYCDAKNMASTGQDTAYALDSSSPIPSLNDVSVHGFPKFDTSVPDVYREEIWKRDFEKNGPANLNMFWLSSDHTGGPANAAAQVADNDLATGRIVDEISHSRYWKDSAIFVVEDDSQAGLDHVDGHRAPIQIISPWARHGVVDSHYYSQITLIRTIEQILGVHPMNQKDSAATPMRAAFTGHADLTPFTALPNRTSLTDGLKTPPSCGTDTPAPQDPAAAPVPSAKVPADKRALAAQWDTWKSHQRLTGPNAIPDFANPAQMNHFTWYQTHGWTKPYPGERTIFAPKDVPGAYLPSSESDG; encoded by the coding sequence ATGCAGGTAACGCGTCGCCGACGGACCGGGAAGAAGGGACGATCGGGCGCGCCGGGCAGACTCACCGGCGTGGCAGGCCCGTTCGGCGGACTCGCCGGAAGACGGATACCGCTGGTCACGGCGGGCACCACCGTGCTCGCCCTCCTCGCCGCCGGGGCGGCCTTCGCCCAGACGCACCAGTTCGGCACCGACCAGGTCGGCCAGGTCACCGATCGCGGTCAGGTCGTCTCCGGCGACCAGTACATCGCGCCGTACGGCGACCGGCTCGTCGTCCAGAACGGGAAGATCATGTCGTCCTCGGTCAGCCCGGACGGCACCCACCTCGCGGCCTCGCTCACCGACGGCGGGAGCGCCCTGTCGATCGTCGACCTGAAGAGCTGGAAGGTGCAGCAGCTCGTCAGCAGCGCCGCGTCCTCCGTCCCGCGCATCAGCGGCAACAGCGTGGGCCAGGAAGGACCGAGCTACTCGCCCGACGGCTCACAGCTCTGGCTGGGCCAGACCGACGGGTACACCCGGTTCACCGTGACCGCGGACGGCGGCGTCACCGACCCCGTGTTCGTCCCGGTCGCCGCGGACGGGGCCAAGCACGCGCTCGTGGGCGCGGCGGTGTTCTCGCCCGACGGCTCCACCGTGTACTCGGCCGTGAACGGACAGAACCGGGTGGTCGCCATCGACGCGGCCACCGGGACCGTCCGGCAGAGCTGGAACGTGGGCAACGCCCCGCGCGACCTGGCCCAGGTCGGTGACAGGCTCTACGTCAGCGACGAGGGCGGGCGCCCCGCGCGGGCCGGTGACACCACGATCAACTCGTACGGCACCCAGGTACCGGCCGACCCGGTCACCGCGGCCACCACCACCGGAACCGTCAGCGTCATCGACCTGGCGGACCCGTCCGCCGCGGTCACGAGCATCCCCGTCGGACTGCACCCCACCGCCCTGTACGCCAAGGGCAGGGCGCTGTTCGTCACCAACACCGCCACCAACGACGTGTCGGTCATCGACACGGCCAGGAACAAGGTCGTCCAGACCATCGCGACCCAGCCGTGGCCGGAAGCGTCGGTGGGCTACGAGCCCGACGCGGTGACGCTCACCGACGACGGCCATCTGCTGGTGACGCTCGGCCGCGCCAACGCCGTCGCCGTCTATCGGTACCGGTCACCGCAGGACCCGGTCCGCTACATCGGGCTGCTCCCCACGGACTACTTCCCCGCGGAGATCTCCGCCGTCGGCAAGGACGTCGTGGTCTCCAACACCCGTGGCGTCGACGCCCGCCGGACCACCACCGCGGCCGGGCACGCCACGCACGACACGACGTCGAGCGTGCAGCGGTTCACCCTGCCCGACGACAGTGTCGTACGGGCGCAGACGGCCAAGGTCTTCCGGCAGAACGGCTGGACGGCGGGCTCGGTGGCCCGGTCGAGGAGCAAGGGACACGCCAAGCCGGTCGCCGTCCCGCTGCGGCTCGGCGACCCCTCGACGATCAAGCACGTGTTCCTGCTCGTGAAGGAGAACCGCACCTACGACCAGGTCCTCGGGGACGTTCCCGAGGGCAACGGCGATCCGTCGCTGGCGCAGTTCGGCGAGAACGTGACCCCCAACCAGCACGCCATGGCGCGGCAGTTCGGGCTCTACGACAACACGTACGACATCGGCACGAACTCCGCCGAGGGGCACAACTGGCTGATGCAGGCGGACGATCCGGAGTACACCGAGTCCTCGGCCGGTGAGTACGCGCGCAGTTACGACACCGAGGACGACGCACTCGGCCACCAGCGGACCGGCTTCCTGTGGACCGGAGCGCAGGCGGCGGGCAACTCGGCCCGGGACTTCGGCGAGTTCCAGCAGTTCCTCACCAAGCCTGCCGACGCCAGCTGGCAGAACCTGTACTGCGACGCGAAGAACATGGCCTCGACGGGCCAGGACACGGCGTACGCGCTGGACTCGTCCTCGCCGATCCCCTCCCTCAACGACGTGTCCGTGCACGGCTTCCCGAAGTTCGACACCAGTGTCCCGGACGTGTACCGGGAGGAGATCTGGAAGCGTGACTTCGAGAAGAACGGTCCGGCGAACCTGAACATGTTCTGGCTCTCCAGCGACCACACCGGCGGTCCGGCGAACGCGGCCGCCCAGGTGGCCGACAACGACCTCGCGACCGGCAGGATCGTCGACGAGATCTCGCACAGCAGGTACTGGAAGGACTCGGCGATCTTCGTCGTCGAGGACGACTCCCAGGCCGGTCTCGACCATGTCGACGGCCACCGCGCCCCGATCCAGATCATCAGCCCCTGGGCCCGGCACGGCGTCGTCGACAGCCACTACTACTCGCAGATAACGCTCATCCGGACGATCGAGCAGATCCTCGGCGTCCACCCCATGAACCAGAAGGACAGCGCGGCCACCCCGATGCGTGCCGCCTTCACCGGGCACGCGGACCTCACGCCGTTCACGGCGCTGCCCAACCGGACCTCGCTGACCGACGGCCTCAAGACCCCGCCCTCCTGCGGTACGGACACCCCGGCCCCGCAGGACCCGGCGGCGGCGCCCGTGCCGTCGGCGAAGGTGCCGGCGGACAAGCGGGCGCTGGCCGCGCAGTGGGACACCTGGAAGTCGCACCAGCGGCTGACCGGACCGAACGCCATTCCCGACTTCGCCAACCCCGCGCAGATGAACCACTTCACCTGGTATCAGACGCACGGGTGGACCAAGCCGTACCCCGGCGAGCGCACGATCTTCGCACCGAAGGACGTGCCGGGCGCCTACCTCCCGTCGTCGGAGTCCGACGGCTGA
- a CDS encoding carbohydrate binding domain-containing protein: MTMLRRSRHRFLALLGTAALALAGAVALPGTAEAANILTNPGFETGSLSPWSCSGNLGSIVSSPVHGGSKALAGAASSSDNAQCTQTVSVQPNTTYSLSGWVRGSYVYLGVDGGASNWTTSPSAYSQLTVSFTTGASQTSAKIYVHGWYAQGTYYADDISLDGPGGGGGGTDTQAPTAPTGLTSTGKSSSSVSLSWGASSDNVGVTAYDIYSGSNNVLSVSGTSATVSGLSASTAYSFTVKARDAAGNTSAASNSVSVTTDAGGGGGTGFKQAAPYLYEGWGDPPNPTTVMSATGIKWFTMAFVLDSGGCTPAWDGSRALTGGVDQTAINQIRSAGGDIVPSFGGWQGSKLGANCSSASALAGALQKVISAYNLKAIDMDIENTDEFENEAVQAKILTALKTVKANNPGLKTIVTFGTSTTGPTYYGNRLIEQAQSLNANIDVFTIMPFDFGGGSDMYGNTVNAAEGLKTKLKSTFGWDDATAYSHIGISGMNGLSDQQENTTPAIWTSIRDWANNHHIARLAYWAVNRDRSCPGGGVVSNCSGISQSTWQFTSITAGFTG, encoded by the coding sequence ATGACCATGCTCAGACGTTCCAGACACCGTTTCCTCGCCCTGCTGGGCACGGCCGCGCTGGCCCTCGCCGGCGCGGTCGCCCTGCCGGGCACGGCCGAGGCGGCCAACATCCTGACCAACCCCGGCTTCGAGACCGGCAGCCTCTCCCCCTGGTCCTGTTCCGGCAATCTGGGCTCGATCGTCTCAAGTCCCGTGCACGGGGGCTCCAAAGCCCTTGCGGGGGCGGCGAGTTCGAGCGACAACGCACAGTGCACCCAGACCGTCTCGGTCCAGCCGAACACCACGTACAGCCTCTCCGGCTGGGTGCGCGGCAGCTACGTCTACCTCGGTGTGGACGGCGGTGCCTCGAACTGGACGACGTCCCCGTCGGCGTACAGCCAGCTCACCGTCTCCTTCACCACCGGCGCCTCGCAGACGAGCGCCAAGATCTACGTCCACGGCTGGTACGCGCAGGGCACCTACTACGCCGACGACATCAGCCTGGACGGTCCCGGCGGCGGTGGCGGCGGGACCGACACCCAGGCGCCGACCGCGCCCACGGGCCTGACCTCCACCGGCAAGAGCTCCTCCAGCGTGTCCCTGTCGTGGGGCGCGTCGAGCGACAACGTCGGTGTCACCGCGTACGACATCTACAGCGGCTCCAACAACGTGCTCAGCGTGTCGGGCACGAGTGCCACGGTCAGCGGGCTGTCCGCGAGCACCGCGTACTCGTTCACCGTCAAGGCGCGGGACGCGGCCGGCAACACCTCCGCGGCCTCCAACTCCGTGAGCGTCACGACCGACGCGGGCGGCGGCGGTGGCACCGGCTTCAAGCAGGCCGCTCCCTATCTGTACGAGGGCTGGGGCGACCCCCCGAACCCGACCACGGTGATGAGCGCGACCGGGATCAAGTGGTTCACGATGGCGTTCGTGCTGGACTCGGGCGGCTGCACCCCGGCCTGGGACGGCAGCCGTGCGCTGACCGGCGGCGTCGACCAGACGGCGATCAACCAGATCCGCTCCGCGGGCGGTGACATCGTCCCGTCGTTCGGCGGCTGGCAGGGCAGCAAGCTCGGCGCCAACTGCTCCTCGGCGAGCGCGCTCGCCGGTGCGCTCCAGAAGGTGATCTCGGCCTACAACCTCAAGGCCATCGACATGGACATCGAGAACACCGACGAGTTCGAGAACGAGGCCGTCCAGGCGAAGATCCTGACCGCGCTGAAGACCGTCAAGGCCAACAACCCCGGCCTCAAGACGATCGTCACCTTCGGCACCTCGACGACCGGCCCGACCTACTACGGCAACCGGCTCATCGAGCAGGCGCAGTCCCTGAACGCGAACATCGACGTCTTCACCATCATGCCGTTCGACTTCGGCGGCGGCTCCGACATGTACGGCAACACCGTCAACGCCGCCGAGGGGCTGAAGACCAAGCTGAAGTCGACCTTCGGCTGGGACGACGCCACGGCGTACTCGCACATCGGCATCTCCGGCATGAACGGCCTGTCCGACCAGCAGGAGAACACGACCCCGGCCATCTGGACCTCGATCCGTGACTGGGCGAACAACCACCACATCGCCCGGCTCGCCTACTGGGCGGTCAACCGCGACCGGTCCTGCCCCGGGGGCGGCGTGGTGAGCAACTGCTCCGGCATCAGCCAGAGCACCTGGCAGTTCACGTCGATCACGGCCGGCTTCACGGGCTGA
- a CDS encoding ATP-grasp domain-containing protein has protein sequence MGSRVRVWLNRTYAENVFFMDQLRNNPQHRAVEIHATHGDADSPVLAAADTAEPEPEGLSPRAYVEYALDMCARRSVDVFVPVLHQDAIVAQRAEFAAVGTALLAPPAEAVAVFHDKAVAYQAVEAVGIPVPPWYRVRTVEELVTAVEELEAAGHRACFKPAAGAGGVGFRVITRSPFSMVHLTGFPSAYVPLDLVVEALRTAEEPVDWLVMPHLGQPEVSVDCLTGPDGRVRMAIGRTKNGRRRGFTLDDAWIEPARLLAEAFGLHYLSNIQFRMYGDEPVLMDVNTRPAGGLHQIAQCGVNAPWAAVQLALGEETGELVPPFLGPDYTVVAGPRPVRPVSLPAQRTESGVPALPVLPAVPAQATESPSVQSAPIEATAAARPAQAATAAGAAIAPA, from the coding sequence ATGGGCTCTCGCGTACGCGTCTGGCTCAACCGCACGTACGCGGAGAACGTGTTCTTCATGGACCAGCTGCGAAATAATCCGCAGCACCGCGCGGTCGAGATCCACGCCACCCACGGTGACGCCGACTCGCCCGTCCTGGCCGCCGCCGACACCGCCGAGCCGGAGCCCGAGGGCCTGTCGCCGCGCGCCTACGTCGAGTACGCCCTCGACATGTGCGCACGCCGTTCCGTCGACGTGTTCGTGCCGGTCCTGCACCAGGACGCGATCGTGGCGCAGCGCGCGGAGTTCGCGGCGGTGGGTACGGCGCTGCTGGCTCCGCCGGCGGAGGCCGTCGCGGTCTTCCACGACAAGGCCGTCGCGTACCAGGCCGTGGAGGCCGTGGGCATACCGGTTCCTCCGTGGTACCGCGTGCGGACCGTCGAGGAACTGGTCACCGCGGTCGAGGAGTTGGAGGCGGCGGGGCACCGTGCGTGCTTCAAGCCCGCGGCCGGCGCGGGCGGCGTGGGCTTCCGCGTGATCACCCGCTCCCCCTTCTCCATGGTGCACCTCACCGGCTTCCCGAGCGCGTACGTGCCGCTCGATCTGGTGGTGGAGGCGCTGCGCACGGCCGAGGAGCCCGTCGACTGGCTGGTGATGCCGCACCTGGGACAGCCCGAGGTGTCGGTGGACTGCCTGACCGGTCCCGACGGCCGGGTCCGCATGGCCATCGGGCGCACCAAGAACGGCCGGCGCCGCGGGTTCACCCTCGACGACGCGTGGATCGAGCCCGCCCGGCTGCTCGCGGAGGCGTTCGGGCTGCACTATCTGTCCAACATCCAGTTCCGGATGTACGGCGACGAGCCGGTCCTTATGGACGTGAACACCCGTCCGGCGGGCGGACTGCACCAGATCGCCCAGTGCGGGGTCAACGCCCCTTGGGCCGCTGTGCAGTTGGCGCTGGGCGAGGAAACGGGCGAGCTGGTCCCGCCGTTCCTCGGTCCCGACTACACGGTGGTCGCGGGGCCCCGTCCGGTGCGTCCGGTGTCGCTGCCGGCGCAGCGGACCGAGTCGGGCGTACCCGCTCTGCCCGTCCTGCCCGCCGTGCCCGCGCAGGCCACGGAGTCCCCGTCCGTGCAGTCCGCCCCGATCGAGGCGACCGCCGCCGCGCGGCCGGCCCAGGCCGCCACGGCCGCGGGCGCGGCGATCGCGCCGGCCTAG
- a CDS encoding metallophosphoesterase: protein MRPTDGGAGNLLAISDLHIGYAENRALVQDMRPETDEDWLLVAGDIGEIVEDVRWTLETLAARFRKVVWVPGNHELWTHPKDPIQLRGVARYDHLVALCRELGVLTPEDPYPVWNGPGGPAVVAPLFLLYDYSFLPQGCATKEQGLAYAEGTGIVCTDEYLLHPDPYPSREAWCRDRVAVTERRLAAVPDGLPVVPVNHYPLHRHPMDVLWHPEFAMWCGTAATADWHRRFRVETMVYGHLHIPRTTWHEGVRFEEVSVGYPREWRKRPGPPGTLRRILPMEVGAGDGGAASGVGGGRGEPR from the coding sequence GTGCGGCCGACAGACGGCGGTGCCGGAAATCTGCTGGCCATCAGCGACCTGCACATCGGCTACGCCGAGAACCGCGCCCTGGTCCAGGACATGCGCCCCGAGACGGACGAGGACTGGCTTCTGGTGGCCGGTGACATCGGCGAGATCGTCGAGGACGTCCGGTGGACCCTGGAGACGCTCGCCGCCCGTTTCCGCAAGGTCGTCTGGGTGCCGGGCAACCACGAACTGTGGACGCACCCCAAGGACCCCATCCAGCTGCGCGGAGTGGCCCGCTACGACCATCTGGTCGCCCTGTGCCGGGAGTTGGGCGTCCTCACGCCCGAGGACCCCTACCCCGTCTGGAACGGTCCCGGCGGCCCCGCAGTCGTCGCGCCCCTCTTCCTGCTCTACGACTACTCCTTCCTGCCGCAGGGCTGCGCCACCAAGGAGCAGGGGCTCGCGTACGCCGAGGGAACCGGCATCGTGTGCACGGACGAGTACCTGCTGCACCCCGACCCCTATCCGAGTCGCGAGGCCTGGTGCCGGGACCGGGTCGCCGTGACCGAGCGCCGGCTCGCCGCGGTCCCGGACGGCCTCCCGGTCGTCCCGGTGAACCACTACCCCCTGCACCGCCACCCGATGGACGTCCTGTGGCACCCCGAGTTCGCCATGTGGTGCGGCACGGCCGCGACCGCCGACTGGCACCGCAGGTTCCGCGTGGAGACCATGGTCTACGGGCACCTGCACATCCCGCGGACCACCTGGCACGAGGGCGTCCGGTTCGAGGAGGTGTCGGTCGGCTATCCGCGAGAATGGCGCAAGCGACCGGGACCGCCCGGCACGCTGCGCCGCATTCTGCCGATGGAGGTCGGAGCCGGTGATGGAGGAGCTGCTTCCGGAGTCGGTGGTGGCCGTGGAGAGCCACGGTGA
- a CDS encoding 4'-phosphopantetheinyl transferase superfamily protein produces the protein MMEELLPESVVAVESHGDDPAAEASLYPEERAVLTRAVGKRRREFAAVRVCARRAMEKLGVSPGPVLPGERGAPRWPAGVIGSMTHCDGYGAAALARAGDLASLGIDAEPHLALPDDVLEAVALPAESARLDRLHAREPAVHWDRLLFSAKESVYKAWFPLTGEWLDFSGADIDILRDPAHGTEGVSGALSARLLVPGPVLDGVRVQTFAGRWTVRDGLVATAVTVPHPKPGTASGPRG, from the coding sequence GTGATGGAGGAGCTGCTTCCGGAGTCGGTGGTGGCCGTGGAGAGCCACGGTGACGACCCGGCCGCGGAGGCGAGTCTGTACCCGGAGGAACGGGCGGTCCTGACCCGCGCCGTGGGCAAGCGGCGCCGCGAGTTCGCTGCCGTACGCGTCTGCGCCCGGCGTGCCATGGAGAAGCTGGGGGTGTCCCCGGGGCCCGTGCTGCCGGGCGAGCGCGGGGCCCCGCGGTGGCCGGCCGGGGTCATCGGCAGCATGACGCACTGCGACGGCTACGGCGCCGCCGCGCTGGCCCGGGCCGGTGATCTCGCCTCCCTCGGCATCGACGCCGAGCCCCATCTGGCGCTTCCCGACGATGTCCTGGAAGCCGTCGCCCTGCCCGCCGAGTCGGCCCGCCTGGACCGGCTCCACGCCCGGGAGCCCGCCGTCCACTGGGACCGGCTGCTGTTCAGCGCCAAGGAGTCGGTCTACAAGGCGTGGTTCCCGCTCACCGGCGAGTGGCTCGACTTCTCCGGGGCGGACATCGACATCCTCCGCGACCCGGCACACGGCACCGAGGGCGTCTCGGGAGCGCTGAGCGCCCGACTCCTGGTCCCGGGGCCCGTACTGGACGGTGTCCGCGTCCAGACCTTCGCGGGCCGCTGGACGGTCCGGGACGGCCTGGTCGCGACGGCGGTCACGGTCCCGCACCCGAAGCCCGGCACGGCTTCCGGTCCCCGGGGCTGA
- a CDS encoding alpha/beta hydrolase — translation MVDVQPRQPRRTARLRPVGDGELRLHHRLVHGYRRAYRMAGQGPALVLIHGIGDSSATWAELIPDLARTHTVIAPDLLGHGESDKPRADYSVAAYANGVRDLLGTLDIESATLVGHSLGGGVAMQFAYQFPERTERLILVSAGGVGGEVNPFLRAASLPGAHLMLSALRLPGMRVNVGLFLRLMRVLDADLAQDAPELLHLVDALPDATSRSAFVRTLRAVVDWRGQAVTMLDRCYLTEGMPTMLLWGDRDSVVPVRHAHGAHAAMPGSRLEIFEGAGHFPFHSDPARFLALVQEFTATTSAADWSRERWRELLRAGRPGTAAGQPDSVRNRSVERDLREASERSAT, via the coding sequence GTGGTCGACGTACAGCCCCGGCAGCCGCGGCGCACCGCGCGGCTGCGTCCGGTCGGTGACGGAGAACTGCGACTGCACCACCGTCTCGTGCACGGCTACCGGCGCGCCTACCGGATGGCGGGACAGGGCCCGGCGCTCGTCCTGATCCACGGCATAGGCGACTCCTCGGCGACCTGGGCGGAGCTCATTCCCGACCTGGCCCGCACCCACACCGTGATCGCCCCCGACCTGCTCGGCCACGGCGAGTCCGACAAGCCGCGCGCCGACTACTCGGTGGCCGCCTACGCCAACGGCGTGCGCGATCTGCTGGGCACGCTCGACATCGAGTCCGCCACCCTGGTCGGGCACTCGCTGGGCGGGGGAGTGGCGATGCAGTTCGCCTACCAGTTCCCCGAGCGCACCGAGCGGCTGATCCTGGTCAGCGCGGGCGGTGTCGGCGGAGAGGTCAACCCCTTCCTGCGTGCCGCGTCGCTGCCGGGCGCCCATCTGATGCTCTCCGCGCTGCGCCTGCCGGGGATGCGCGTCAACGTCGGGCTCTTCCTGAGGCTGATGCGCGTGCTCGACGCCGATCTGGCCCAGGACGCACCGGAGTTGCTGCATCTCGTGGACGCGCTGCCCGACGCGACCTCCCGCAGCGCGTTCGTCCGGACGCTGCGGGCCGTGGTCGACTGGCGCGGTCAGGCGGTCACCATGCTCGACCGCTGCTATCTCACCGAGGGCATGCCCACCATGCTCCTGTGGGGAGACCGGGACAGCGTGGTGCCGGTGCGGCACGCCCACGGGGCGCACGCGGCCATGCCGGGCAGCCGTCTGGAGATCTTCGAGGGAGCCGGTCACTTCCCCTTCCACAGCGATCCCGCGCGCTTCCTGGCTCTGGTGCAGGAATTCACGGCCACCACCAGCGCGGCCGACTGGAGCCGCGAGCGCTGGCGGGAGCTGCTGCGCGCCGGGCGCCCGGGTACGGCGGCGGGGCAGCCGGACAGCGTCCGCAACCGTTCGGTGGAGCGGGACCTGCGTGAGGCGAGCGAACGCAGCGCGACCTGA
- a CDS encoding MAB_1171c family putative transporter — protein sequence MDGSSYYIPAVAMGAAIAFKGPSLLRGWRDPLLRSVGMLLALAGLVFLFAAPPTIAAVNDITGIPNVSAPIVYCLLSAYSASCLVLIINWRGGPPEVTRRLSRRWILGYTVVGVALIVLFALGDATEERLRDLDTYYANTPFIREMIVLYLGSLTVAGVAMNVMCWRWAIQVQGRLRAGLVIIAFGSLCNIPYSAAKFTAVVARWNGTDLDGLSTNVAPLLASAGAQITAVGFCLPLAWRRIEDSWNTWAAYRRLGPLWRELKPVSVPEDRAVRMSWWSPAELQVTQRESDIHDGMLSLYPYFDSEVRSRAYGAAVAAGSSAADAHAEADAAMVTVAVRARAADPEGRVISSAETADASPATGATFAHTDGRRDLVRMSDALRHSPVVAAVRGHAAATTGPEHEARERTA from the coding sequence ATGGACGGATCCAGCTACTACATCCCGGCCGTCGCCATGGGCGCGGCGATCGCGTTCAAGGGGCCTTCGCTGCTGCGCGGTTGGCGCGACCCGCTGCTGCGTTCGGTGGGCATGCTCCTCGCCCTCGCGGGTCTGGTGTTCCTCTTCGCGGCCCCGCCCACCATCGCCGCGGTCAACGACATCACCGGGATACCCAACGTCTCGGCCCCGATCGTCTACTGCCTGCTGAGCGCCTACAGCGCCTCCTGTCTGGTGCTGATCATCAACTGGCGCGGCGGGCCGCCCGAGGTGACGCGGCGGCTCTCACGCCGCTGGATCCTCGGATACACGGTGGTCGGCGTGGCGCTGATCGTCCTGTTCGCGCTCGGGGACGCCACCGAGGAGCGGTTGCGCGACCTCGACACGTACTACGCCAACACCCCCTTCATCCGCGAGATGATCGTCCTCTACCTCGGGTCGCTCACCGTCGCCGGTGTCGCGATGAACGTCATGTGCTGGCGCTGGGCGATCCAGGTGCAGGGCAGGCTGCGCGCCGGACTGGTGATCATCGCCTTCGGTTCGCTGTGCAACATCCCTTACTCCGCGGCCAAGTTCACCGCGGTGGTCGCCCGCTGGAACGGCACGGACCTGGACGGCCTCAGCACCAACGTGGCACCCCTGCTGGCCTCGGCCGGCGCCCAGATCACCGCCGTCGGCTTCTGTCTTCCGCTGGCCTGGCGCCGTATCGAGGACAGCTGGAACACCTGGGCGGCCTATCGCAGACTCGGGCCGCTGTGGCGAGAACTGAAGCCGGTCTCCGTGCCGGAGGACCGCGCGGTGCGGATGTCCTGGTGGTCGCCCGCCGAACTCCAGGTCACCCAGCGGGAGTCCGACATCCATGACGGGATGCTGAGCCTCTACCCCTACTTCGACTCCGAGGTGCGCTCCCGCGCGTACGGCGCCGCGGTCGCGGCGGGCTCCTCCGCCGCCGACGCACACGCCGAGGCCGACGCCGCGATGGTGACCGTCGCGGTGCGGGCCAGGGCGGCCGACCCCGAGGGCCGTGTCATCAGCTCGGCGGAGACCGCGGACGCGTCGCCCGCGACGGGGGCCACGTTCGCGCACACCGACGGCCGCCGCGACCTCGTGCGCATGTCCGACGCGCTGCGCCACTCACCGGTGGTCGCGGCCGTCCGTGGCCACGCCGCCGCGACCACGGGACCGGAGCACGAGGCCCGCGAACGAACCGCCTGA
- a CDS encoding toxin-antitoxin system, toxin component, with amino-acid sequence MRRLCGELVSELSLPAPAAPTDLYTALCGAMSRRRGRPVQFRTAAFPPGTASGLWLDMAEQDLVVIEERTAPDHQLVILGHELWHMKAGHCTQHVDGAAVAARLLGDGADLRATVLKVAARTRFDLADEQEAESFGLLLASKCRTWLPGSSLRGPVQRHGLAGRIEASLGCRGPRG; translated from the coding sequence ATGCGCCGCCTGTGCGGCGAGCTGGTCTCGGAGCTCTCGCTCCCGGCGCCGGCGGCACCCACCGACCTCTACACCGCCCTGTGCGGCGCCATGAGCAGGCGCCGGGGCCGCCCCGTCCAGTTCCGTACGGCCGCCTTCCCGCCCGGCACCGCCAGCGGGCTGTGGCTCGACATGGCCGAGCAGGATCTGGTCGTCATCGAGGAACGCACCGCGCCCGACCACCAGTTGGTCATCCTCGGCCACGAGCTGTGGCACATGAAGGCCGGGCACTGCACCCAGCACGTCGACGGCGCCGCGGTCGCGGCGCGCTTACTGGGCGACGGGGCCGACCTCCGGGCCACCGTCCTCAAAGTCGCCGCGCGCACCCGTTTCGACCTCGCCGACGAGCAGGAGGCCGAGAGCTTCGGGCTTCTGCTCGCCAGCAAATGCCGTACCTGGCTGCCCGGTTCCTCGCTGCGCGGCCCGGTGCAGCGGCACGGTCTGGCCGGCCGCATCGAGGCCTCCCTGGGCTGTCGCGGGCCGCGGGGCTGA
- a CDS encoding helix-turn-helix transcriptional regulator encodes MTDGFEVPCATATVLLQAVVARVTALADRLGVPHAEVFDVRRLSAESGVPEAVAKALLCGRPAGEPDLQARFLQRLDLLRRTRLKPNGRRYTQQEIADGAGMSRQQAGALINGDRRPTMEHCDAIQRFFRVHAGFLTAEDSEALVGALQRSEQELLQRLADRERAAASVAHDPLERLLLDHGVRGIAWRAAQLPTDQHRDKVAEWLDMLLESVKRPES; translated from the coding sequence GTGACGGATGGCTTCGAGGTTCCGTGCGCCACGGCGACGGTACTGCTCCAGGCCGTCGTGGCCCGGGTCACCGCACTCGCCGACCGGCTCGGTGTGCCGCACGCCGAAGTCTTCGACGTACGGCGGCTGTCGGCCGAGTCCGGTGTCCCCGAAGCCGTGGCGAAGGCCCTGCTGTGCGGTCGCCCCGCCGGTGAACCCGACCTCCAGGCACGCTTCCTGCAACGCCTCGACCTGCTGCGGCGCACCCGGCTCAAGCCCAACGGCCGGCGCTACACCCAACAGGAGATAGCGGACGGTGCCGGCATGTCCCGCCAGCAGGCGGGCGCACTGATAAACGGCGACCGGCGCCCCACCATGGAGCACTGCGACGCCATCCAGCGCTTCTTCCGGGTGCACGCCGGATTCCTCACGGCCGAGGACTCCGAAGCCCTCGTGGGTGCCCTCCAGCGCTCGGAGCAGGAACTCCTGCAACGGCTCGCCGACCGTGAACGCGCCGCGGCCTCCGTCGCCCACGACCCGCTCGAACGGCTGCTCCTGGACCACGGCGTCCGCGGAATCGCCTGGCGGGCGGCGCAGTTGCCCACCGACCAGCACCGCGACAAGGTCGCGGAATGGCTGGACATGCTCCTGGAGAGCGTCAAACGGCCCGAGTCGTGA